CCCTGCGGGAGGAAGCGGCGGCGGCGGTGCTGGCGGTGCGGCTACGGGGGCAGCCGGTGTGGCGTTGGTTGGTGGGCTGGGTTCGCTGGGTGTGCCTTCTGGGATCACCGCCTCCACCGGTGGTTTGTCCTCGGTGGGGGCTGGTGCGGCAGGCTGTGCCGGTGTGGCCACAGGCGCGGCTGCTTCCGGTTTGGGTTTCGGCTTGAGCGCCTTGAGTGGATCGAATTTGCCGGCCAGCTGGGGCTTGGGCGGGAAGGGGCGCACGGGCAGATCCTTGAGGATCGGGCCCATGTAGTCGGCCCAGGCCACCACGGCCACGGCGCTGGTGCTCTTGGTTTCCTTGTTGTTGTCGTATCCGAGCCACAGGCCTGTCACCAGCTGGGGCACGCCGCCGATGAACCAGAGGTCGCGGCCGCCTTCGGAGGTGCCGGTTTTGCCGGCGGCGGGGCGGTTGGGCGGTACAGCGCCGTAGCCGGTGCCGCCCTTCACCACCTGCTGCAGCATCCAGAGCATGGCGTCGGCGATGTCGCTTGGCACAGCGCGGCGGCCGCGGTCGCCATCGACGCGGCGGCTCCAGAGCAGCTCGCCGTTGGGGCCGAGGATTTCTTCAAAGGGTGTGGGGGTCACGTACACGCCACGGTTGAAGATCGCGGCGTAAGCGGCGGTCATATCGAGCACGGTCTGCTCGGTGGCCCCCACCGCCAGCGGATAGAAGCGGCCGAGCTCGCGGGTGATGCCCAGGCTCTTGGCGGTGGCGATCACCTTGTCGAAGCCCACCTGCTTGAGCAGGCTCACCGACACGGTGTTAAGCGACTGCTGCAGGGCCACCCACAGCGGCACCACACCCCGATATTTGTTGCCGAAATTGCGCGGGCAGTAGCCGCCGAAGCACTGCTGCTTGTCGTTGATCTTGTCCTCAGGCTTCATCCCCTCCTTGAGGGCGCTGAGGTACACGAACAGCTTGAAGGTGGAGCCGGGTGAGCGCAGCGCCTGGGCTGCGCGGTTGAACTGGCTCTTGTCGAAATCTTTGCCCCCCACCATCGTGCGCACCAGGCCGGTGCCCGGCTCCATCGACACCACGGCGCCCTCCATGGCGCCGCGGGCGTGCTTGTTGATCGTGGCCTGAGCCCGCTCCTGCCAGCTGAGGTTGAGGCTGCTGCGGATCGTGAGTCCGCCCACCTCCAGATCTTCGGGGCTCAGCACCTTGGGCAGTTCCTGCGCCACCCAGCTGGTGAAGTAGGGCGCTCGGCTGGTCCAATACTTCGGCTCGGCTGGCTTCAGGAGCAGCGGGGCGGCATTGGCGGTTTGCAGCTGTAGTGCATCGATGAAGCCGGCTTCCCGCATTCGCCGCAGCACCGTGGCGCGGCGCTGGAGGGCGAGATCAGGATTCACCAGCGGCGAATACACCGAAGGTGCCGGTGGCAGGCCCGCGATCAGAGCGGCCTCCGGCAGCGTGAGCTCGGCCGGTGTTTTCGAGAAGTAGATCCAGGCTGCATCCGACACGCCATAGGCGCTCGAGCCCAGATACACGTAGTTGAGGTATTGCTCAAGGATTTGCTGCTTGCTGAGCTGGCGCTCCAGCTTTCCCGCCAGCAGCGCTTCTTTGAGCTTGCGGATGATCGTGCGGT
This sequence is a window from Synechococcus sp. HK05. Protein-coding genes within it:
- a CDS encoding PBP1A family penicillin-binding protein; its protein translation is MTGARRRPLLRAGLIGAGAGITVALGQNLLVQGLDSTLPNVQRVSSYNRPGTVTVLSADGQVIQKLGPATREKLVSGQMPLLVQRAFIAAEDRRFYEHNGIDPVGIGRALMRNVSRGSVEEGASTITQQLARTVFLSQDRTIIRKLKEALLAGKLERQLSKQQILEQYLNYVYLGSSAYGVSDAAWIYFSKTPAELTLPEAALIAGLPPAPSVYSPLVNPDLALQRRATVLRRMREAGFIDALQLQTANAAPLLLKPAEPKYWTSRAPYFTSWVAQELPKVLSPEDLEVGGLTIRSSLNLSWQERAQATINKHARGAMEGAVVSMEPGTGLVRTMVGGKDFDKSQFNRAAQALRSPGSTFKLFVYLSALKEGMKPEDKINDKQQCFGGYCPRNFGNKYRGVVPLWVALQQSLNTVSVSLLKQVGFDKVIATAKSLGITRELGRFYPLAVGATEQTVLDMTAAYAAIFNRGVYVTPTPFEEILGPNGELLWSRRVDGDRGRRAVPSDIADAMLWMLQQVVKGGTGYGAVPPNRPAAGKTGTSEGGRDLWFIGGVPQLVTGLWLGYDNNKETKSTSAVAVVAWADYMGPILKDLPVRPFPPKPQLAGKFDPLKALKPKPKPEAAAPVATPAQPAAPAPTEDKPPVEAVIPEGTPSEPSPPTNATPAAPVAAPPAPPPPLPPAGLPAAPPALP